The Capsicum annuum cultivar UCD-10X-F1 chromosome 3, UCD10Xv1.1, whole genome shotgun sequence genomic sequence NNNNNNNNNNNNNNNNNNNNNNNNNNNNNNNNNNNNNNNNNNNNNNNNNNNNNNNNNNNNNNNNNNNNNNNNNNNNNNNNNNNNNNNNNNNNNNNNNNNNNNNNNNNNNNNNNNNNNNNNNNNNNNNNNNNNNNNNNNNNNNNNNNNNNNNNNNNNNNNNNNNNNNNNNNNNNNNNNNNNNNNNNNNNNNNNNNNNNNNNNNNNNNNNNNNNNNNNNNNNNNNNNNNNNNNNNNNNNNNNNNNNNNNNNNNNNNNNNNNNNNNNNNNNNNNNNNNNNNNNNNNNNNNNNNNNNNNNNNNNNNNNNNNNNNNNNNNNNNNNNNNNNNNNNNNNNNNNNNNNNNNNNNNNNNNNNNNNNNNNNNNNNNNNNNNNNNNNNNNNNNNNNNNNNNNNNNNNNNNNNNNNNNNNNNNNNNNNNNNNNNNNNNNNNNNNNNNNNNNNNNNNNNNNNNNNNNNNNNNNNNNNNNNNNNNNNNNNNNNNNNNNNNNNNNNNNNNNNNNNNNNNNNNNNNNNNNNNNNNNNNNNNNNNNNNNNNNNNNNNNNNNNNNNNNNNNNNNNNNNNNNNNNNNNNNNNNNNNNNNNNNNNNNNNNNNNNNNNNNNNNNNNNNNNNNNNNNNNNNNNNNNNNNNNNNNNNNNNNNNNNNNNNNNNNNNNNNNNNNNNNNNNNNNNNNNNNNNNNNNNNNNNNNNNNNNNNNNNNNNNNNNNNNNNNNNNNNNNNNNNNNNNNNNNNNNNNNNNNNNNNNNNNNNNNNNNNNNNNNNNNNNNNNNNNNNNNNNNNNNNNNNNNNNNNNNNNNNNNNNNNNNNNNNNNNNNNNNNNNNNNNNNNNNNNNNNNNNNNNNNNNNNNNNNNNNNNNNNNNNNNNNNNNNNNNNNNNNNNNNNNNNNNNNNNNNNNNNNNNNNNNNNNNNNNNNNNNNNNNNNNNNNNNNNNNNNNNNNNNNNNNNNNNNNNNNNNNNNNNNNNNNNNNNNNNNNNNNNNNNNNNNNNNNNNNNNNNNNNNNNNNNNNNNNNNNNNNNNNNNNNNNNNNNNNNNNNNNNNNNNNNNNNNNNNNNNNNNNNNNNNNNNNNNNNNNNNNNNNNNNNNNNNNNNNNNNNNNNNNNNNNNNNNNNNNNNNNNNNNNNNNNNNNNNNNNNNNNNNNNNNNNNNNNNNNNNNNNNNNNNNNNNNNNNNNNNNNNNNNNNNNNNNNNNNNNNNNNNNNNNNNNNNNNNNNNNNNNNNNNNNNNNNNNNNNNNNNNNNNNNNNNNNNNNNNNNNNNNNNNNNNNNNNNNNNNNNNNNNNNNNNNNNNNNNNNNNNNNNNNNNNNNNNNNNNNNNNNNNNNNNNNNNNNNNNNNNNNNNNNNNNNNNNNNNNNNNNNNNNNNNNNNNNNNNNNNNNNNNNNNNNNNNNNNNNNNNNNNNNNNNNNNNNNNNNNNNNNNNNNNNNNNNNNNNNNNNNNNNNNNNNNNNNNNNNNNNNNNNNNNNNNNNNNNNNNNNNNNNNNNNNNNNNNNNNACTGGTCTAAAGTTAACGGATCAATAACTCACCAAAACTTGAAGAATTAGGCAGCTGGTTATATTTTCAAGAATGATTTTTTCCTCCTGTCTCTCTATACTTTGGCATAgctatagagagagagagaaatcttTTTATAGATAGGTGCTTTATAGAAAAATCGAGTCTAAACAATCTTGCCAACTTAATAAATTACTGTTCCGGTACCAAATTAATGCAATCTTTAATCTTGTTCCCCACAAGAACTCTATGATTATGCTATAAATAGAGGAATGTTCATTAGTTTCCTATCACAGCTCAATAAGTAGTTCTATAAAGTATATATAGTTTGAAACAAGGCAAAAAATGGGATTAAAGGCATTTATGCTTATCGTTTTGGCGATTTTTCTTGCAATAACCTCAGAGGTTGCAGCTAGGGAGTTGTCTCAGAGCTCCACCACTTCTCCGGACAAGGGTATACTATCTCTGTTtcattttatgaaaaaatgttaCTGTTTGAAgagttaaattattttgttaaatatttttaacaaaattaaagtCAATATAATCATATTCATATCCTAAATTAAGTATTTTGATCCTTGTACTCTAAACCTCTTCGGTTTAATTAGAACATAGGGAGTGATAAGCTATTATGAACAAGCATCTTTTTAATAGTTTTGTttgataattaaaaattataacgaacaaagaaatcaaaatttgacAAGAGTTGGAATATTAGGACTATGTGTTTAACTTTAACCCATCTTAATTAACTCAATCCGTCTCAATCCAAATAAAATTCTGGATATTAATCTATTTATTGATTCAATTGTTTGCCTCCCTTATTAACATGAATGTGTATGATTACTGGCGTAGGACATGCAAATGAGGTAAATGATGCCAAATTTCTAGGAATCGGAGGTCCAGGAGCTGAAATTCCGGGAATCGGAGGACTTCCAATTCCAAGAATTCCGGGAATCGGAGAACTTCCAAGACCAGGATCAGGAGGAGAATCTGGTGGTGGAAGTGGTTATTATAACAGCTATACCGGAGAAGGATATGGTGAATATTATCCTGCTGATGGTTACGGTGGAGGATATCGTAGAGGTGGTTGGTATGGAAGATTTCCTCGCAACTAATTAATTTAAGGTTAATTATTTCCTAAATCTTCATTCATTTACTATGGATGGATGATTATCATGTCATGTTTCGTTAAATAAACATACTAGGAGACTCAGAGAACTTAATTTATATACGTAAATCCTTGTGCGTTTGCACGTCATTTACATGCAAATAGTATGAAACCCAGTGAAGTTATGCGTATTTTCTTTGTATCCGTAATCTTTGTTCCGCTTTATATAACAGTATATTATTGTTGAATTTAAGTTATGTATTCTAAAGGTGGATTTTATATACTCTAAATGTTATATTTGCGGAATTTGGTATATTATGCTACTTGCTAGTGACAACCAaaatatatccaaatattttaaGAAGGTTCTTGGATTAGCCTAATCGGTTTAAGCGAATCACAGTCTCCACCTATTGGCAAGAAAAATTATGTATGAGATTTGTGCACAAGCTTAAACACTATTACAATCTAGTATAATTTTGGTTTAACTTTATATAGGTTAATACCAAGCaaaattttaaatagattatCCATTTTTATAAAACACTAAATTGGGTCGAATCCAATTATAAGTCGGTTTTAAAACTATAATCATGTCACTTGTTTCGATTTTAGTTGAAAACCCTATAAATACAAggcaataagaaatatttttctttgcatttttcAACAATTCAACACAATCGAGAAAATCATGAGTCTGCTTATAATTGTCTTGTTCTTAATTGGAGTAGCTTGTATTGTAAATTTGGGGCTAAAAGAATTCCTTCGATCCAAAAATAAGTGtcacatttatgtattataaaaGTCAATTTactaatttgaaaattaaattaaattaatttcatattttaaaatttaacatTAAAATTTCTGAAATCAcatgaaaaggtattacaagtgTAAATTCTTCCTATGTCAATATGTCAATATgatatgattaaaaaattatatttaaaatgttATCTGgataatttaaatttcaaaaaacgAAAGAACATGTGTGTGAAACAAAAAACAAACGTATGTTATGGAAAAATATGAGcacaatataatattatattatattatattaatttttattctaattGTGCAGAAGTCACTCTTTTTGTATCAGTACAACGGActaaagaggcacaacttactagacgtagTCACAGAGACAAAGCTAACATAAAGctaacataaggttattaaatctctgacaggcctcTTGTTTGGATAAAGATTTCATACAGTcattaaactatttgaaattcttttatattttggttgcTGCTTTGGTTCGATTTTTCGACTTTGGCGTAATCCGATATTGTTACATGGTCTGGCAGGCTGAGCGGCTTACCCCAGCCTAGTGAAATCTtgttcatggtatcagagcctaggaacTTTCATAATAATTATGTTAAGTATGGTGAAGTTTTCAGCATAGATATAAGGTTTTTATAATCATGGATATGGACgaagttaatactaaaagtaatAAACTCGAAAAAATAGATTTACCTTAGAATatggatttattaaataaatggacaattccCAAAGTCGATTTAAAAACTAtttatgaatatggtttgtttgataaaataaaacacaaacaGATTATTAAAACTACAGAGCAATCTATTGCTCTGAATGCTGATGAAAAAACTCTtcaattactcaaacaagatgatattgatatatttaaaaaaaaatataattacttaCATATTGTCTTAGTACAAATTGCATTTAAACCTTTAACTTTAAAAGGTCTTTCTGAAACCTTTTTGGCTGCACTTCGTGACGCTAGAAATTTAAACTTTAGACAATCCCTTATGGGATCTATAGAATCTACTCTTGCTTATGGCCCTGTCTATTTTAATACTCAGTCTAATTTGACTTTATCTTTGACTGATGTTAATATCACTAATGCTTTAACTTTAAATGTTAAAACTCATGGATATAATTATGCACCTGGATCTGAGCTTATAAGTTTATCTTATCGTATCTACTATCGTTTGTTGTCAACTTTAAATCCTCATTGTAAATTAATCGATAATGCCTTAGATTATACTATGTTAATTGAAACTAATTTTGCAAAAGCTAAACTCACTACCAGGAGACCTATTCGAtgggatgagattaatttttcaaaaaactgGAATCTCAATTCAGTTATTTCTCCGACACAACTTGCGGAAGAAGTAACAAACTCAGAGTTAACTCATGTAACTCAGAGTAATGATGAAAAAATCTGTCTTCAATTTGATGAAGATACttctacatatagaaattttatgcCAAGAAATTCTTTTTTCACGACTAAAATGTTGTCTGCTATGCATCATATTTCTCCAGTTGAACCAATTTATGGTCCAGCTAGAAATCGTGCTGCATCCTTACATACTTTAAATTTTGCAGATCACCTAGAAAtgtagaaaaaatcaaaatcaatcctaaaacaaatattattcaagattatgaaAAATCCTACCCCTTCTGaaatgaattttgatattaattctgTTTAATGATGATGACAcaatttattgattttagtcctggttctcaggcaagaaaatatattcaaaaagaatttttttgtgaaaaatggaaaacctttagaACATGGTTTTTTAAAACTTATAGTCGTGATGAACTACAAAATATTTtcgaagaattctatgaaatatatgttttacataataaaattatttttttgtgtcaTGGTTTATGTTTGCATATTTGCCGtcctatataaaaataattgaaagatcttatcaaaattctgatggtccaattactcaagctatgtatcctcctcaatcttcctttatattacctaataatactggaatgactttttctgctttccAAAAATTTGTAGATGAAGATGTTGGAAAAAtcactatttttgaaataaataaccttatcgtccaaaataattatttgagtctttatgttaaagttttggtggaacatatttcttctcttgataaaaaacttgatgaattaattgagttagttaaaaAACTTAGTACGCAGATGAATTCCTCTAACATTTCTTCTACTTTCgaaatcaaagaagaagaaagatatattttatctaaacctTGTCTCCAAAAACCTCCTGcaatagaaggatttgaaaaaatttctcaattagaccaattagaaaaattcttagataaaaaattctcttgTTTAAACATACAATCTCTTAATGTTTCTGATGATTTTGTGcaaaatcttgagtctaatttTACTTATAATATTGAATCTACTCAAAACGTAGGAGACACTATCTCTTTCGAGCTAAATAAGCTCAAtggtatgattaaaaaataatcggagaaaaaatatgctgacattccccgtatgtctactgcatattatccacgtccaactcctcaagatgttctgatagaggaaaagGATTGAAATCAAACAAgtacttcttatagtggagaagctatttatgaatggaatattgatggattaTCATATTGATAAATTTGTACTCTTATCCACTGTATGTCCATGTACTCTACTATTGTCACAGCCACTGCATCAGCAGAGAATCGGATCAATCGTACTgacccaacaatttgtaaaatgattgttgcggaCTTTACTGGCCAACTttgaggctggtgggataatttcctagACGATGAtaaacgcgaggctatttttaatgccacTAATGATAAATCAGGAAAAGACAATTTAGGCCGGCCACTTAGGGCAGGCCGACTAGATGttgtctatacccttatgcttacaattattgaacattttggaggtagatttaccaatcagtatgaaaaTCTTATaactcttcttaatggtttaaaatgcaaacatttaggagaatttagatggtataaagacaaCTTTCTTAGTAGGGctatggatttacccgaaagtaagtatgaccattggaaagaTAAATTCATTGATGTTCTTCCCCTTTTATTTgatgaaagagttagaaaatcacTTAGAGGATCTTATGCCGAGGTCCggtattcagaaaaaacttatggtcagcttattgtagcttgtactcaagaggGTTTAGCCCTTTGCAACGAGCTAAAATTAGCCAGACAAATTAAGCTTGACAAACTCAGATAAAAATctcaattaggagatttttgtgaacaATTTGGTATGGACAAACCGTTAGCGAGAAAAATCCAAAGATATTCTAAGCctaataaatcctatagaaaGAAACATTCTAGGCATAGAACCAAAGAAGAACGTGAAACAAGAAAATCCTATCGTAAGTCTACCAGATTTacgaaaaatagatccaaaagagaGTTAGCAAAAATCAAGTGCTATAGGTGCAACCAATATGGccatatagctccaaactgcaagttacaaaaactcaagttcttaggactttctgaagaagtgCATGACCAAGTCTATGGTTTATTATATACCTCTGGTTCTGAATCTGATTATGATTCtacatttgaaaatgattttgaactacctAATTCTGGTAGTGAACCTGATCAGATTAATAAATGCAATGACTGTGATAATGATA encodes the following:
- the LOC107865641 gene encoding glycine-rich cell wall structural protein isoform X3 → MGLKAFMLIVLAIFLAITSEVAARELSQSSTTSPDKGHANEVNDAKFLGIGGPGAEIPGIGGLPIPRIPGIGELPRPGSGGESGGGSGYYNSYTGEGYGEYYPADGYGGGYRRGGWYGRFPRN
- the LOC107865641 gene encoding prisilkin-39 isoform X2 encodes the protein MGLKAFMLIVLAIFLAITSKVAARALSQSSTTSLDKGHANEVNDAKFLGIGGPGAEIPGIGGLPIPRIPGIGELPRPGSGGESGGGSGYYNSYTGEGYGEYYPADGYGGGYRRGGWYGRFPRN